A window of the Deinococcus gobiensis I-0 genome harbors these coding sequences:
- the accD gene encoding acetyl-CoA carboxylase, carboxyltransferase subunit beta, with protein MALDRFFRRRRPQQQAGAEMPDLWTQCPACKEGLYNRDLLANAYVCPKCGHHLRLGAARRAEVLLDEGSFAQRSGAVHPTDPLGFVDIEAYPERLRRAQAKTGRPDAILTGTGTIHGLPVTVAIMDFEFSGGSMGSVVGEEIARAAEHAAEAGLPLIIVAASGGARMQESALSLMQMAKTTVALEGLMARGLPYVSILSDPTTGGVTASFATIADVILAEPGALIGFAGPRVIQQTIRQNLPEGFQRAEFLLEHGMVDDVVDRREQRAYLARLLGVLTRQTPDLNVQAAPVPEARP; from the coding sequence ATGGCGTTAGACCGTTTTTTCCGGCGCCGCCGCCCGCAGCAGCAAGCGGGCGCGGAGATGCCGGACCTGTGGACCCAGTGCCCGGCCTGTAAGGAGGGGCTGTACAACCGCGACCTCCTCGCCAATGCCTACGTGTGCCCCAAATGCGGCCACCACCTGCGGCTGGGGGCCGCCCGGCGCGCCGAAGTGCTGCTCGACGAGGGCAGCTTCGCGCAGCGCTCGGGAGCGGTGCACCCCACCGATCCCCTGGGCTTCGTGGACATCGAGGCGTACCCCGAGCGGCTGCGCCGCGCCCAGGCCAAGACCGGCCGCCCCGACGCCATCCTGACCGGCACCGGGACCATCCACGGCCTGCCGGTGACGGTCGCCATCATGGACTTCGAGTTCTCGGGCGGCAGCATGGGCAGCGTGGTGGGCGAGGAGATCGCGCGCGCGGCCGAACACGCCGCCGAGGCGGGCCTGCCCCTGATCATCGTGGCGGCCAGCGGCGGCGCGCGCATGCAGGAAAGCGCCCTGTCGCTCATGCAGATGGCCAAGACCACGGTCGCCCTCGAAGGCCTCATGGCGCGCGGGCTGCCGTACGTCAGCATCCTGTCGGACCCCACGACCGGCGGCGTCACCGCCAGTTTCGCCACCATCGCGGACGTGATCCTGGCCGAACCGGGCGCATTGATCGGCTTCGCGGGGCCGCGCGTCATCCAGCAGACCATCCGCCAGAACCTGCCCGAAGGCTTCCAGCGCGCCGAATTCCTGCTCGAACACGGCATGGTGGACGACGTGGTGGACCGCCGCGAACAGCGCGCCTACCTCGCGCGGTTGCTGGGCGTCCTGACGCGTCAGACCCCCGACCTCAACGTGCAGGCGGCCCCAGTCCCCGAGGCCCGGCCATGA
- a CDS encoding GNAT family N-acetyltransferase produces MGTALWEAVRAAAGGVPLAAGVADDDPASLAWAQGRGFARHRHRFASVLDLTTFDEAPFAPDLERAAAQGVTLTDLGGADAGRLARYLDFFAERLTETPDLAGHPRWSAAQVRASLHLDHDPHPEWLVLATGPDGGWLGTSALVRYGDLAYNELTALTLPARGRGLALPLKLEAIRRARAAGLTRMKTNNLSTNAPMLAVNRRLGFAALPGAFELRRPSGTAPA; encoded by the coding sequence GTGGGCACGGCGCTGTGGGAGGCCGTGCGGGCCGCAGCGGGTGGGGTCCCCCTGGCTGCCGGCGTGGCCGACGACGATCCGGCCAGCCTCGCCTGGGCGCAGGGGCGGGGCTTCGCGCGGCACCGGCACCGCTTCGCCTCGGTGCTCGACCTGACGACCTTCGACGAGGCGCCCTTTGCCCCCGATCTGGAGCGCGCGGCGGCCCAGGGCGTCACGTTGACGGACCTGGGCGGGGCGGACGCCGGTCGCCTGGCCCGGTATCTCGACTTCTTCGCCGAGCGCCTCACCGAGACGCCCGACCTCGCCGGACACCCGCGCTGGTCAGCGGCGCAGGTCCGCGCCTCGCTGCATCTGGACCACGACCCGCACCCCGAATGGCTGGTGCTGGCGACCGGACCAGACGGCGGGTGGCTGGGCACCTCGGCCCTGGTGCGCTACGGCGACCTGGCCTACAACGAGCTGACCGCCCTGACCCTGCCCGCACGGGGCCGGGGGCTGGCGCTGCCCCTGAAGCTGGAGGCGATCCGCCGGGCGCGTGCGGCGGGCTTGACCCGCATGAAGACCAACAACCTCTCGACCAACGCGCCGATGCTGGCGGTCAACCGCCGCCTGGGCTTCGCGGCGCTGCCGGGGGCCTTCGAACTGCGCCGCCCCAGCGGGACAGCGCCGGCCTGA
- a CDS encoding serine/threonine-protein kinase, translating to MTHLDRTPPGYRLLRLLGQGKTSQVHLALGDRGQEVALKLPHPATLGEQEAAERFGNEVRLTLKFRHPHIVRGYAGTAFGPQAYLALRYYPGGPLSETLLLAPQALGWEARLRVLADLASALTYLHALGAVHQDVKPQNVYLDPAGRAALGDLGSSYFVAQGGPVSGSPFYMAPEIYHGEASSSASDVYSLGILSYELLSGLRPFLGQSYEELMVAHLTRFPQPLSQVAPELPRAAARLIERAFAKRASDRPGADELRRALLLALGETPGDEQVEEEPAAPSAPAAPTGRHAAPGRAAQAPAPASVPTEPPTPEPSGDAATPRPDRWRLFRRRK from the coding sequence TTGACCCATCTCGACCGTACCCCACCCGGTTACCGCCTGCTGCGCCTGCTCGGCCAGGGCAAGACCTCTCAGGTTCACCTGGCCCTCGGCGACCGGGGGCAGGAGGTCGCCCTCAAGCTGCCGCACCCCGCCACCCTGGGCGAACAGGAGGCGGCCGAGCGTTTCGGCAACGAGGTCCGGCTGACCCTCAAGTTCCGCCATCCCCACATCGTGCGCGGCTACGCGGGCACCGCCTTCGGGCCGCAGGCGTACCTGGCGCTGCGCTACTACCCCGGCGGCCCCCTCAGCGAAACGCTGCTGCTGGCCCCGCAGGCGCTGGGCTGGGAGGCGCGGCTGCGCGTGCTGGCCGATCTCGCCTCGGCCCTGACCTACCTGCACGCCCTGGGCGCGGTCCACCAGGACGTCAAGCCGCAGAACGTGTACCTGGACCCGGCGGGCCGCGCGGCGCTGGGCGACCTGGGCAGCTCGTACTTCGTGGCGCAGGGCGGGCCGGTCAGCGGCAGCCCCTTCTATATGGCCCCCGAGATCTATCACGGCGAGGCGAGCAGCAGCGCCAGCGACGTGTACAGCCTGGGCATCCTGAGCTACGAACTGCTCAGCGGCCTACGCCCCTTCCTGGGCCAGAGCTACGAGGAACTGATGGTGGCGCACCTGACCCGTTTTCCGCAGCCACTCTCGCAGGTCGCCCCCGAACTGCCCCGCGCCGCCGCCCGCCTGATCGAGCGGGCCTTCGCCAAGCGCGCTTCCGACCGCCCGGGCGCCGACGAGCTGCGCCGCGCCCTGCTGCTGGCCCTGGGCGAAACCCCGGGCGACGAGCAGGTCGAGGAGGAGCCGGCGGCCCCCAGCGCCCCCGCTGCCCCTACCGGCCGTCACGCTGCGCCGGGGCGCGCTGCCCAGGCTCCGGCCCCGGCTTCTGTGCCTACCGAGCCGCCGACCCCGGAGCCGTCCGGGGACGCCGCAACGCCGCGTCCGGACCGCTGGCGGCTGTTCCGGCGTCGCAAGTAG
- a CDS encoding acetyl-CoA carboxylase carboxyltransferase subunit alpha, with protein MSAPADTLRELEARVRDLEATAHKTGQNLDAVLTALRAEVERLRSQAAAPAAPAPAAPMTRWARVGLARTPGRPTALDYVERLCSDFTELHGDRAYGDDPALIGGPARWQGRPVMLLLQQKGRDTKSKIKRRFGSANPEGYRKAARLMDLADRFGLPVVALIDTQGAYPGLEAEERGQGWAIAESIQRMVRLRVPAVCAVIGEGGSGGALAIGVGNRVLIQENAWYSVISPEGAASIIWKDASKAPLAAEALKVSAGDLLELGIVEEVVPEPPGGAHLDPEAAAARLGDAVSRHLDELSGLDPQRLVDERAARFRRLGAYREE; from the coding sequence ATGAGCGCGCCCGCCGATACCCTGCGGGAACTCGAAGCCCGCGTGCGCGACCTGGAGGCGACCGCCCACAAGACCGGCCAGAACCTCGACGCCGTCCTCACGGCCCTGCGCGCCGAGGTCGAGCGGCTGCGGAGCCAGGCCGCCGCCCCGGCTGCCCCGGCCCCCGCCGCGCCCATGACCCGCTGGGCACGGGTAGGGCTGGCCCGCACGCCGGGCCGCCCGACCGCGCTGGACTATGTCGAGCGGCTGTGCAGCGACTTCACCGAGCTGCACGGCGACCGCGCCTACGGCGACGACCCCGCCCTGATCGGCGGGCCGGCGCGCTGGCAGGGGCGGCCGGTCATGCTGCTGCTGCAACAGAAGGGCCGCGACACCAAGTCCAAGATCAAGCGCCGGTTCGGCAGCGCCAACCCCGAGGGCTACCGCAAGGCCGCGCGCCTGATGGACCTCGCCGACCGTTTCGGGCTGCCGGTGGTCGCCCTGATCGACACCCAGGGGGCCTATCCGGGCCTGGAGGCCGAGGAGCGCGGCCAGGGCTGGGCGATTGCCGAGAGCATCCAGCGCATGGTACGGCTGCGCGTACCCGCCGTGTGCGCCGTGATCGGCGAGGGCGGCTCGGGCGGCGCGCTGGCCATCGGCGTGGGCAACCGCGTGCTGATCCAGGAAAATGCGTGGTACTCGGTCATCTCGCCCGAGGGGGCCGCGAGCATCATCTGGAAGGACGCGAGCAAGGCCCCACTGGCCGCCGAGGCCCTCAAGGTGAGTGCGGGCGACCTGCTGGAACTGGGCATCGTCGAGGAGGTCGTGCCCGAGCCGCCGGGCGGCGCGCACCTCGACCCCGAGGCCGCCGCCGCGCGCCTGGGCGACGCCGTGAGCCGGCACCTCGACGAACTGTCGGGCCTGGACCCCCAGCGTCTGGTGGACGAGCGCGCCGCCCGGTTCCGCCGTCTGGGCGCCTACCGCGAGGAGTAG
- a CDS encoding IclR family transcriptional regulator: MLSLQKASNILGAFSAEQPEWGVRALAAHLNVPRATAHAYLAGLTEAGFLRRTPAGKYRLSWHIAEMGAQLTAALPWFQDARALITRLALEVRAVAFLCVLEGEDVVAAIRERHPDADIDLPLDVYLPATATASGKLLYAHADLTPRSFSACTQSSITTPDEWRTEVARVRKLGYAYSIEEWIPGQCTLGVPYHSGGAVVASIGVQMSAERYLREERQIREKVLHIVGEAEDLG, encoded by the coding sequence GTGCTGTCCCTGCAAAAGGCCTCCAACATCCTGGGCGCGTTCAGTGCCGAGCAGCCCGAGTGGGGCGTTCGGGCGCTGGCCGCCCACCTGAACGTGCCGCGCGCCACCGCGCACGCCTACCTCGCGGGCCTGACCGAAGCCGGTTTCCTGCGCCGCACCCCGGCCGGCAAATACCGGCTGTCGTGGCACATCGCCGAGATGGGCGCGCAGCTCACGGCGGCGCTGCCCTGGTTCCAGGATGCGCGCGCGCTGATCACCCGGCTGGCGCTGGAGGTCCGGGCGGTGGCCTTCTTGTGCGTGCTGGAGGGCGAGGATGTGGTCGCGGCCATCCGCGAGCGCCACCCCGACGCCGACATCGACCTGCCGCTCGACGTGTACCTGCCGGCCACGGCCACCGCGAGCGGCAAACTGCTCTATGCCCACGCCGACCTCACGCCGCGCAGCTTCAGCGCGTGTACCCAGAGCAGCATCACCACGCCCGACGAGTGGCGTACCGAGGTCGCGCGGGTGCGCAAGCTCGGTTACGCCTACTCCATCGAGGAATGGATTCCGGGCCAGTGCACCCTGGGCGTGCCCTACCACTCGGGCGGCGCGGTGGTCGCCAGCATCGGCGTGCAGATGAGCGCCGAACGTTACCTGCGCGAAGAACGTCAGATCCGCGAAAAGGTGCTCCACATCGTGGGCGAGGCCGAAGACCTGGGCTGA
- a CDS encoding PilW family protein — translation MKNQSDSGFTLLELLVGMAIMGIVLTALVNYFSQSSRLAAQSSSRAEMQQEILNAQQLIAGKLKEAWYIYPAGSTIKMTDSELTQRPSGNSANANVWTVGTDPILAMIIPPKDLTVSCGTTAPASQEGCYRFLSYFPVKRSLWVKKTGADSWRNPGPDDPNGDTWILAEYRGTMSTAFSAGTYPPTTPPTVPASNTPNILSDYVAPTVETTGYTTTANTYTMFSLLSATGAATSATNPVTGVTLSLATTRKTGSQLLRLPNSTDEYNLTIYPTNLGKVAAN, via the coding sequence ATGAAGAATCAGAGCGACAGCGGCTTTACATTGCTGGAATTGTTGGTCGGTATGGCAATCATGGGCATTGTTCTCACTGCACTTGTAAACTACTTCAGCCAAAGTAGCCGATTGGCAGCCCAATCTAGTAGTCGAGCCGAGATGCAGCAGGAGATTCTGAATGCCCAGCAGCTGATCGCTGGCAAGCTGAAAGAAGCGTGGTACATTTATCCAGCCGGCTCAACCATTAAAATGACAGACTCGGAGCTGACGCAGCGGCCTTCGGGAAATAGTGCCAACGCCAATGTCTGGACCGTGGGCACTGATCCCATTCTGGCCATGATCATCCCACCCAAAGACCTGACGGTGAGCTGTGGGACAACAGCTCCGGCGAGTCAGGAGGGCTGCTACCGCTTCCTGTCTTACTTTCCGGTCAAACGCTCGCTCTGGGTGAAGAAGACAGGCGCCGACAGCTGGAGAAATCCGGGCCCAGATGATCCCAACGGTGACACCTGGATTCTCGCCGAGTACCGGGGAACGATGTCCACCGCTTTCTCGGCAGGTACCTATCCCCCCACGACTCCCCCCACCGTGCCGGCGAGCAATACGCCCAATATCCTTTCCGACTACGTTGCTCCCACGGTCGAGACGACCGGTTACACCACCACGGCGAACACGTACACCATGTTCTCCCTTCTCTCTGCCACCGGCGCGGCAACTTCGGCCACCAATCCCGTGACCGGCGTCACCCTCAGTCTCGCCACCACGCGCAAAACGGGGAGCCAACTCCTGCGTCTACCTAATTCTACCGACGAATACAACCTGACCATCTATCCGACCAATCTGGGCAAAGTCGCGGCCAACTGA
- a CDS encoding dynamin family protein, producing the protein MLVSPPVQALLTRERTLLSDLQAFLELQGAPPEALVHAKEALRTLDETFLLVVVGEFNAGKSSFVNALLGAQVLPEGVTPTTDRIYVLVHGEQPGQLEPTRDPFVSRLTYPLPSLEGVALVDTPGTNAIIREHQALTEGFLPRADLVLFLTSSDRPFTESERQFLGLAARWGRSVVMVVNKADLLETPEQAAQVKEFVMTGARGVLGLNPPVALVSARREQRGGDAGFAALRALLKVRLSETERTRLKLASPLGTAAELLGGEEARAGAARQVLGEDLRVLRDLEQQREHHRGTMLGELDGQLNRVARLLSEFELRADRFVDEQLRFSNVRGLLNGRELEERFRREAVADLPDAIDRQFGSMIDRFVEANLHFWEDVQAFLIRRQPSGEVARTRFSYDRAALLQGIAGSARDHLELTTEQELGRQLARDAEDAMKGAVGGLAGGLGIGATLGVLVGASALDFTGGILAGLTLGSLGLFVLPNKRIQAHRQLRQKVAELRVALEQIVRREYEREQERADARLRDAISPYTRFTEQEERRLAQAGTRAAELRAELDGLKREVEALGRA; encoded by the coding sequence ATGCTCGTCTCTCCCCCGGTGCAGGCCCTGCTGACGCGCGAGCGCACGCTGCTCTCGGACCTTCAGGCGTTCCTGGAGCTTCAGGGTGCCCCGCCCGAGGCCCTGGTCCACGCCAAAGAGGCGCTGCGCACCCTGGACGAGACCTTCCTGCTCGTGGTGGTGGGCGAGTTCAACGCGGGCAAGAGCAGCTTCGTGAACGCGCTGCTGGGCGCACAGGTGCTGCCCGAGGGCGTCACACCGACCACCGACCGCATCTATGTCCTCGTGCACGGCGAGCAGCCGGGACAGCTCGAACCCACGCGCGACCCCTTCGTGAGCCGCCTGACCTACCCGCTGCCCAGCCTGGAGGGCGTGGCCCTGGTGGATACCCCCGGCACCAACGCGATCATCCGCGAGCACCAGGCGCTGACCGAAGGCTTCCTGCCCCGCGCCGACCTCGTGCTGTTCCTGACGAGTTCGGACCGGCCCTTCACCGAGTCCGAGCGCCAGTTCCTGGGCCTCGCGGCACGCTGGGGCCGCAGCGTGGTCATGGTCGTGAACAAGGCCGACCTGCTCGAAACCCCCGAACAGGCCGCGCAGGTCAAGGAGTTCGTGATGACCGGGGCGCGCGGAGTGCTGGGCCTGAACCCGCCCGTGGCCCTGGTCAGTGCGCGGCGCGAGCAGCGGGGCGGGGACGCGGGCTTCGCGGCGCTGCGGGCGCTGCTGAAAGTGCGGCTCTCCGAGACCGAGCGCACCCGCCTCAAGCTCGCCTCGCCGCTGGGCACCGCCGCCGAGCTGCTGGGCGGCGAGGAGGCCCGCGCCGGGGCCGCGAGGCAGGTGCTGGGCGAGGACCTGCGGGTGCTGCGCGACCTGGAGCAGCAGCGCGAGCACCACCGGGGCACCATGCTGGGCGAACTCGACGGGCAGCTCAACCGCGTGGCCCGGCTGCTGAGCGAGTTCGAGCTCCGCGCCGACCGCTTCGTGGACGAGCAGCTGCGCTTCAGCAACGTGCGCGGGCTGCTCAACGGCCGCGAGCTGGAGGAACGCTTCCGGCGCGAGGCGGTGGCTGACCTCCCCGACGCCATTGACCGGCAGTTCGGCAGCATGATCGACCGCTTCGTCGAGGCCAACCTGCACTTCTGGGAGGACGTGCAGGCCTTCCTGATCCGCCGCCAGCCCAGCGGCGAGGTCGCCCGCACCCGCTTTTCCTACGACCGCGCGGCGCTCCTTCAGGGCATCGCGGGCTCGGCGCGCGACCACCTGGAGCTGACGACCGAGCAGGAACTGGGCCGCCAGCTCGCCCGCGACGCCGAGGACGCCATGAAGGGCGCAGTCGGCGGCCTCGCGGGCGGGCTGGGCATCGGGGCGACACTGGGCGTGCTGGTGGGGGCGTCGGCGCTGGACTTCACGGGCGGCATCCTGGCGGGCCTCACGCTGGGCAGCCTGGGCCTGTTCGTGCTGCCCAACAAACGCATCCAGGCCCACCGGCAGCTGCGCCAGAAGGTCGCGGAACTGCGCGTCGCCCTCGAACAGATCGTCCGGCGCGAGTACGAACGTGAGCAGGAGCGTGCCGACGCCCGGCTGCGCGACGCCATCAGCCCGTATACCCGCTTCACCGAGCAGGAGGAGCGCCGTCTGGCCCAGGCGGGCACCCGCGCCGCCGAGCTGCGCGCCGAGCTGGACGGCCTGAAACGGGAGGTCGAGGCCCTCGGGCGGGCGTAG